Proteins from one Brachionichthys hirsutus isolate HB-005 unplaced genomic scaffold, CSIRO-AGI_Bhir_v1 contig_850, whole genome shotgun sequence genomic window:
- the LOC137913909 gene encoding protein flightless-1 homolog, whose translation MAATGVLPFIRGVDLSGNDFKGGYFPEHVKCMSSLRWLKLNRTGLCYLPEELASLQKLEHLSVSHNSLTTLHGELSSLPNLRAVVARANNLKNSGVPDDIFQLDDLSVLDLSYNQLTEIPRDLENSRNMLVLNLSHNSIDSIPNQLFINLTDLLYLDLSDNKLDSLPPQMRRLVHLQTLILNNNPLMHAQLRQLPAMVALQTLHLRNTQRTQNNMPTSLEGLTNLADVDLSCNDLIRVPECLYSLGSLKRLNLSSNQISELSLCIDQWTQLETLNLSRNQLTSLPSAICKLSKLKKLYVNSNKLDFDGVPPGVGKLSNLTEFMAANNNLELIPEGLCRCGKLKKLVLNKNRLVTLPEAIHFLTDLEVLDVRENPNLIMPPKPVDRAAEWYNIDFSLQNQLRLAGASPATVAAAGGGASPRDPLARKMRLRRRKDCSQDDQAKQVLKGMSDVAQEKKNLEEDGDLKYGDLKTRRWDKSLEKPQLDYSEYFMDDAGQIPGVTVWQIENFVPLQVDETFHGKFYEADCYIVLKTSLDDNGALTWQIFYWIGQEATLDKKAGSAIHAVNLRNFLGAEYRTIREEMGDESDEFSAVFNNEISYIEGGTASGFYTVEETQQAVRLYRVYGKKNIRLESVALKASSLDPRYVFLLDTALEIFIWRGANATLSSTTKARLFAEKINKNERKGKAEITVLMQNQEPPGFWETLGGQPEEIKKHVPDNFSPIRPKLYKVGLGLGYLELPQVNYKLSVEHKDHKVKLDTLPELRLVQSLLDTKCVYILDCWSDVFIWIGRKSPRLVRAAALKLGQEICSMLHRPKHTCVTRNLESTECQVFKSKFKNWDDVLKVDYTRAAETIQQTDNLQGKVKKDAEQKDQMKADLTALFLPRQPAMPLTEAEQLMEEWNEDLDGMEGFVLEGKKFARLPEEEFGHFHTQDCYVFLCRYWVPVEYEDEEKGKKEGKGGKGGGGAAEEEEEDKQPEEDFQCVVYFWQGRKASNMGWLTFTFSLQKKFESLFSGKLKVVRMTQQQENLKFLSHFKRKFIIHNGKRKQMLDAAQPSLYHGRTNGSALCTRTIQIGTDSSNLNSEFCFILKVPFESTDNQGIVYTWVGRAADPDEAKLAEDIMNCMFDDTYSKQVINEGEEPENFFWVGIGSQKQYDEDADYMKHARLFRCSNEKGYFAVSEKCSDFCQDDLADDDIMLLDNGKEVYMWVGTQTSQVEIKLSLKACQVYIQHMRSKEAEHPRKLRLVRKGNEPHCFMRCFHAWGTFKSPPS comes from the exons ATGGCTGCCACCGGAGTTCTTCCCTTCATAAGGGGGGTAGACCTCAGTGGAAACGACTTCAAA GGTGGATACTTCCCAGAGCATGTCAAGTGTATGAGCAGCCTGCGGTGGCTGAAGCTGAACAGAACAGGACTGTGTTACCTCCCGGAGGAGCTGGCCTCACTGCAGAAGCTG gAGCATCTTTCAGTGAGTCACAACAGCCTGACCACCTTACATGGAGAACTGTCCAGTTTACCGAACCTGCGG GCGGTGGTGGCCAGAGCAAACAACTTGAAGAACTCTGGAGTTCCAGACGATATCTTTCAGCTAGATGACCTTTCTGTGCTG GATTTGAGCTATAATCAGCTGACGGAGATCCCGAGAGACTTGGAGAACAGCAGGAACATGCTGGTGTTGAATCTCAGCCACAACAGCATCGACTCCATTCCCAACCAGCTGTTCATCAACCTGACAGACCTGCTCTATCTGGACCTGAGCGACAACAAGCTGGACAGTCTGccaccccagatgagacgcctAGTTCACCTGCAGACGCTCATTCTGAACAACAACCCGTTAATGCACGCACAACTGCG CCAGCTGCCAGCCATGGTGGCATTACAAACCCTCCACCTGAGAAACACCCAGAGGACCCAGAACAACATGCCCACCAGCCTGGAGGGACTGACAAATTTAGCAG ATGTTGATCTGTCATGTAATGACTTGATTCGGGTGCCCGAGTGCCTCTATTCACTGGGAAGTTTGAAGAGACTCAACCTGAGCAGTAACCAGATCTCTGAACTGTCCCTCTGCATTGACCAGTGGACTCAACTGGAGACACTTAACCTAAGTCGCAACCAGCTCACTTCATTGCCT TCTGCGATCTGTAAACTGTCCAAACTGAAAAAGCTTTATGTTAACTCCAACAAACTGGACTTTGATGGCGTTCCTCCCGGTGTTGGAAAACTGTCCAACCTGACAGAGTTCATGGCTGCTAACAATAACCTGGAACTGATCCCTGAGGGTCTCtgcag GTGTGGCAAGCTGAAGAAGCTGGTGCTGAATAAAAACCGCCTTGTGACGCTGCCAGAAGCCATCCACTTCTTGACTGATTTAGAG GTTCTGGACGTGCGTGAAAACCCCAACCTGATAATGCCTCCTAAACCAGTTGACCGAGCAGCAGAGTGGTACAACATCGACTTCTCCCTTCAGAACCAGCTGAGGCTGGCCGGGGCTTCGCCTGCTACAGTAGCTGCTGCCGGAGGAG GAGCCAGCCCCCGAGATCCCCTGGCGAGGAAGATGAGgctaaggaggaggaaggactgTTCGCAGGACGATCAGGCGAAGCAAGTGCTGAAGGGCATGAGTGACGTCgcacaagagaagaagaacttGGAG GAGGACGGTGATTTGAAATACGGTGATCTAAAGACCAGGCGCTGGGACAAGAGTCTGGAAAAACCTCAACTGGACTACTCAGAGTACTTTATGGATGATGCAGGACAg ATTCCAGGTGTAACGGTGTGGCAGATAGAAAACTTTGTTCCCCTCCAAGTGGATGAAACATTTCATGGCAAATTCTATGAGGCTGATTGCTACATCGTCCTTAAG ACGTCCCTGGATGACAACGGTGCGTTGACCTGGCAGATCTTCTACTGGATCGGTCAGGAGGCAACTCTGGACAAGAAGGCCGGCTCTGCCATCCATGCCGTCAACCTCAGAAATTTCCTCGGAGCAGAGTACAGGACGATACGGGAAGAGATGGGTGATGAGAGCGACGAGTTCAGTGCT GTGTTTAACAACGAGATCTCCTACATAGAAGGAGGAACAGCCAGTGGATTCTACACTgtggaggagacgcagcaggcTGTCCG GTTGTACAGAGTTTACGGCAAGAAGAATATCAGACTGGAGTCCGTAGCCTTGAAAGCCTCCTCCCTGGATCCGCG TTATGTCTTCCTGTTGGACACGGCCCTGGAAATCTTCATCTGGAGAGGCGCCAATGCCACGCTCAGCAGCACAACAAAGGCCAG GTTATTTGCAGAAAAGATAAATAAGAATGAGCGTAAGGGGAAGGCAGAGATCACAGTCCTCATGCAGAACCAGGAGCCTCCGGGGTTCTGGGAGACACTGGGAGGACAGCCGGAGGAGATCAAGAAGCACGTACCAGACAACTTCTCTCCGATCAGACCCAAGCTCTACAAG GTGGGTTTGGGCCTGGGGTACCTGGAGCTGCCACAGGTCAACTACAAGCTGTCAGTTGAGCACAAAGACCACAAAGTGAAACTGGACACGCTACCGGAGCTGAGACTG GTGCAGTCCCTGCTTGACACAAAGTGCGTGTACATCCTGGACTGCTGGTCTGATGTGTTCATCTGGATCGGGAGGAAGTCTCCGCGTCTTGTCCGAGCCGCCGCCTTAAAACTGGGTCAGGAGATCTGCTCCATGCTGCACCGGCCCAAACACACCTGCGTCACTCGAAACCTGGAGAGCACCGAGTGCCAG GTGTTTAAATCCAAGTTTAAGAACTGGGATGATGTGTTGAAGGTTGACTACACCAGAGCGGCGGAGACCATTCAGCAGACGGACAATCTGCAGGGAAAG GTGAAGAAGGACGCAGAGCAGAAAGACCAGATGAAAGCCGACCTCACAGCTCTCTTCCTCCCCCGGCAGCCAGCCATGCCCCTAACTGAG GCTGAGCAACTGATGGAGGAGTGGAACGAGGACCTGGATGGAATGGAAGGATTTGTGTTGGAAGGAAAGAAATTTGCTCGCCTGCCTGAGGAAGAGTTCGGTCACTTCCATACCCAGGACTGCTacgtcttcctctgcag ATACTGGGTGCCCGTGGAGtatgaagatgaagagaaagggaagaaggAGGGCAAAGGCGgcaaaggaggtggaggagcagctgaggaggaggaggaggacaaacagCCTGAGGAGGACTTCCAGTGTGTCGTGTACTTCTGGCAGGGCAGGAAAGCCTCTAACATGGGCTGGCTCACGTTTACCTTCTCCCTGCAGAAGAAGTTTGAGAGTCTATTCTCTGGAAAACTGAAG GTGGTGCGCATGACCCAGCAGCAGGAGAACCTGAAGTTCCTGTCCCATTTCAAGAGGAAGTTCATCATCCACAATGGGAAGAGGAAACAGATGCTTGACGCCGCTCAGCCCTCCCTGTACCACGGACGCACCAATGGCAGCGCGCTTTGCACCAG GACCATCCAGATCGGAACAGACTCCAGCAATCTCAACTCGGAGTTCTGCTTCATCCTCAAG GTTCCGTTTGAGAGCACAGACAATCAAGGCATCGTTTACACGTGGGTGGGAAGAGCTGCGGATCCCGACGAAGCCAAACTGGCCGAGGACATCATGAACTGCATGTTCGATGACACGTACAGCAAAcag GTAATtaatgagggggaggagccagagaACTTCTTCTGGGTGGGGATTGGTTCACAGAAGCAGTACGATGAAGATGCAGATTATATGAAACACGCTCGTCTCTTCAG GTGTTCAAATGAGAAGGGTTATTTCGCTGTGTCTGAGAAGTGCTCAGACTTCTGCCAGGACGACTTGGCCGATGACGACATCATGCTGCTGGACAACGGCAAAGAG GTGTACATGTGGGTCGGTACTCAGACCAGCCAGGTGGAGATTAAACTTAGCCTGAAAGCCTGCCAG gtTTACATCCAGCATATGCGTTCTAAAGAAGCGGAACACCCAAGGAAGCTGCGGCTGGTGCGGAAAGGGAACGAACCCCACTGCTTCATGCGCTGCTTCCACGCCTGGGGGACTTTCAAATCTCCACCCTCATAG
- the LOC137913914 gene encoding lethal(2) giant larvae protein homolog 1-like: MMKFRFRRQGTDPQREKIKRELFAFNKTVEHGFPHQPSALAFDPKLQLMAIGTKSGAIKVYGAPGVEFTGLHKDTAAVTQIHFLPGQGRLLSLLDDNSIHLWELVASTQREVGGVKKEGVVCLQELRSYSLPGRPGIESCSATRVTVLLLLRSCDLLCIGAEGGGVYFLEMPSLSLKENQTLLQDQITQSLPDDYRCGKSLGPVESLQEHPQQPGKILVGYSRGLVVLWDLSTRHTEQLFLGKQQLESLVWERSGNLFVSSHNDGGYAVWAVADGSTYNHQPVSSTIPYGPFPCKAINKILWRTKQTGSPVLLYSGGMPRASYGDRHCLTIQQDKDHVTLDFTSRVIDFFTVHSVEQNKEFDDPTALVVLLEEELVVIDLQNPGWSSLPNPYLAPLHSSAITCSFHVSSVPPKLWERLVNAGKAQQGRQNAHGSWPICGGTNLAPPPKQQELLLTGHEDGTVRFWDASGVALTPLYKLSTANVFHTDCDPSDDPQDPSNDPDMQQEEEWPPFRKVGCFDPYSDDPRLGIQKITLCKYSNKLLVAGTAGQVIVLGLSDERSDHLVDVLVVDLLRDREGFTWKGHDRLEPRLKPAPFPPGFQPLVLVQCLPPASVTAVALHAEWNLISFGTSHGFGLFDYHRRNAVLARCTLHPNDSLAMEGPLSRVKSLKKSLRQSFRRIRKSRVSGKKRTITTPTSKVQEANAALAEQEDVAPVQRRIEPRSADDSLSGVVRCLCFADTFLRDGTHHGPTLWAGTNSGSVYAYALEVPGVGSGRVCERGGAGEGSVHVEALLGKEIQLMHRAPVVSICVLDGRGKPLPDPYEASQDLAIAPDMTNAHSVLIASEEQLKVFSLPKVSAKTKFKLTAHEGCRVRKLALVAFSSTAQEDYSEHALVCLTNLGDMHLFSIPGLRPQVRYDCIRKEDISGIASCVFTKNGQGFYLISPSEYERFSLSAKVLTEPLCSVQMDRPLERMPASDCTATQLQANGTHKNQMGQTEGQIEEPPSALSSPILDTPLDSPLSCADLTLDSTGELTVEDVRDFLTTVDEAEHNLKNIKEEEERSTGILIN; this comes from the exons ATGATGAAGTTTAGGTTTCGTCGGCAGGGCACCGACCCTCAGAGAGAGAAAATTAAACGGGAGCTCTTCGCCTTCAACAAG ACTGTGGAGCATGGGTTCCCTCATCAACCCAGTGCTTTGGCTTTCGATCCGAAGCTGCAACTTATGGCCATCGGCACAAAGTCAGGAGCCATCAAAGT GTATGGCGCCCCTGGAGTGGAGTTCACAGGGCTTCACAAAGACACTGCTGCTGTCACACAAATCCACTTCCTGCCTGGACAG GGCCGCCTTCTGTCACTGCTGGACGACAACTCGATCCACCTGTGGGAGCTGGTGGCCAGCACCCAGCGGGAGGTGGGCGGGGTTAAGAAAGAGGGCGTGGTCTGTTTACAGGAACTGAGAAGCTACAGCCTTCCAGGAAGACCGGGGATTGAGAGTTGCAG TGCCACTCGGGTAACTGTCCTCCTCTTgctgaggtcatgtgacctgctCTGCATTGGAGCAGAAGGAGGGGGTGTGTACTTCCTGGAAATGCCTAGTCTGTCTCTGAAGGAAAACCAGACTTTGCTCCAGGATCAGATCACACAGAG CCTGCCAGATGATTACAGATGTGGGAAATCACTGGGGCCTGTAGAGTCTCTTCAGGAACATCCTCAGCAGCCGGGGAAGATTTTGGTTGGCTACAGCCGGGGTCTTGTGGTCCTATGGGATCTGAGCACCCGCCACACCGAGCAGCTCTTCCTTGGGAAACAG caaCTGGAGAGCCTGGTGTGGGAACGCTCTGGAAATCTGTTTGTTAGTTCCCATAATGATGGTGGTTACGCCGTATGGGCTGTCGCTGACGGCAGCACCTACAATCATCAACCCGTATCCTCCACCATACCTTATG GGCCATTTCCCTGTAAGGCCATCAACAAGATCCTGTGGAGGACGAAACAGACAGG CTCTCCAGTGTTGCTATACAGCGGAGGGATGCCCAGAGCCAGCTATGGTGACCGCCACTGTCTGACCATCCAACAAGACAAAGACCACGTCACTCTGGACTTTACCTCCCGAGTCATTGACTTCTTCACCGTTCACAGTGTCGAACAAAATAAAG AGTTCGATGACCCGACTGCGTTGGTGGTGTTGCTGGAAGAGGAGCTCGTTGTGATTGACCTACAGAACCCTGGCTGGTCCTCACTGCCCAATCCCTACCTGGCTCCCCTTCACTCCTCAGCCATCACCTGCTCCTTCCACGTCTCCAGTGTACCCCCCAAACTGTGGGAGAGGCTTGTGAACGCTGGCAAAGCACAGCAAGGCAGACAAAATGCACATGGG agttgGCCCATATGCGGAGGGACGAACCTGGCGCCTCCGCCCAAACAACaagagctgctgctgacagg aCATGAAGATGGCACTGTGCGTTTCTGGGATGCATCAGGGGTTGCTCTTACTCCACTGTACAAACTCAGCACTGCCAATGTCTTCCACACTGACTGCGACCCTAGCGACGATCCGCAGGACCCTAGCAACGACCCCGacatgcagcaggaggaggaatggcCTCCCTTCAGAAAA gtggGTTGCTTTGATCCGTACAGTGACGACCCCAGGCTCGGCATCCAAAAGATCACTCTGTGCAAATACAGCAACAAGCTGTTAGTGGCTGGAACTGCTGGACAG GTGATTGTTCTGGGTTTGAGTGATGAGCGTTCAGACCACCTGGTGGACGTGTTGGTGGTTGACCTGCTGAGGGACAGGGAGGGCTTCACCTGGAAGGGCCACGACCGGCTGGAGCCGCGCCTGAAACCGGCTCCCTTCCCTCCCGGCTTTCAGCCGCTGGTGCTGGTGCAGTGTCTTCCCCCGGCCTCTGTTACAGCAGTGGCGCTGCATGCAGAGTGGAACCTGATTTCCTTCGGGACCAGTCATGGATTCGGCCTTTTTGATTACCACAGAAGGAACGCAGTGCTGGCCAG GTGTACCCTTCACCCTAATGACTCTTTGGCAATGGAGGGCCCATTGTCCAGAGTTAAGTCCTTGAAAAAGTCCTTAAGACAGAGCTTCAGACGCATCCGCAAGAGCAGGGTGTCCGGAAAGAAACGCACCATCACCACGCCAACCAGCAAG GTCCAAGAGGCCAACGCTGCTCTAGCAGAGCAGGAAGATGTGGCTCCGGTACAGCGACGGATCGAGCCCCGGTCGGCAGACGACTCGCTGTCTGGCGTGGTCCGATGCCTCTGCTTTGCTGACACCTTTTTACGCGATG GGACACATCATGGCCCCACACTGTGGGCGGGAACCAACTCGGGCAGCGTGTACGCCTACGCTTTGGAAGTGCCCGGCGTGGGCTCGGGGCGAGTGTGCGAGCGTGGCGGCGCAGGCGAGGGCAGCGTGCATGTGGAGGCGCTGCTGGGTAAGGAGATCCAGCTGATGCACAGGGCCCCCGTCGTGTCCATCTGTGTTTTGGATGGCCGGGGGAAGCCTTTACCTGACCCGTATGAAGCATCCCAGGACCTCGCCATCGCACCGGATATGACCAACGCTCACTCTGTCCTGATCGCCTCGGAGGAACAGCTGAAG GTGTTTTCTCTCCCGAAGGTAAGCGCAAAAACCAAGTTTAAGCTCACGGCGCACGAAGGCTGTCGCGTGAGGAAGCTGGCCCTGGTGGCCTTCAGCTCCACGGCTCAGGAAGACTACAGCGAACACGCGCTGGTGTGCCTGACCAACCTGGGTGACATGCACCTCTTCAGCATACCTGGACTTCGACCACAG GTGCGCTACGACTGCATCCGTAAAGAAGACATCAGTGGAATTGCGTCCTGCGTCTTCACCAAGAACGGACAAG GGTTTTACCTGATCTCTCCCTCAGAGTACGAGAGGTTCTCTCTCTCCGCTAAAGTCCTAACTGAGCCGCTCTGTTCTGTTCAGATGGACCGGCCATTAGAGCGCATGCCTGCCAG TGACTGCACAGCGACTCAGCTGCAGGCCAACGGAACCCACAAGAACCAGATGGGTCAGACTGAGG GCCAAATAGAAGAACCCCCAAGTGCCCTTTCTTCTCCCATCCTGGACACCCCCCTGGACTCCCCCCTCAGCTGTGCTGACCTCACCCTCGACTCCACGGGAGAGCTGACTGTGGAAGATGTCCGGGATTTTCTGAC CACTGTGGACGAGGCGGAGCATAACCTAAAGAAcattaaagaggaggaggagcgctccaCCGGCATCCTCATCAACTGA
- the LOC137913919 gene encoding desumoylating isopeptidase 1-like: MDKSATRYNVQLYIYDVSRGMARSLSPVMLGKQLDGIWHTAIVAYGDEFFFGGEGISSCSPGGTMLGPPDTVVELGETEVSDEIFMDYLSSLGENAYRGDRYRLFEHNCNTFTNEVAQFLTGRAIPSYITDLPSEVLSTPFGQLLRPILDSIHIAPPGGKVINGGRSV; the protein is encoded by the exons ATGGATAAGAGTGCCACGCGATATAATGTACAGCTTTATATTTATGATGTGTCGAGAGGAATGGCCCGCAGCCTCAGCCCCGTCATGTTAG GAAAGCAACTTGATGGTATCTG GCACACAGCTATAGTGGCATACGGCGACGAGTTCTTCTTCGGAGGGGAAGGTATCTCAAGCTGTTCACCG GGTGGAACAATGCTCGGTCCTCCCGACACGGTGGTGGAGCTCGGAGAGACTGAGGTGTCTGATGAGATCTTCATGGATTACCTCTCTTCCCTAGGAGAAAACGCATACAG AGGGGACCGCTATCGTCTGTTTGAGCACAACTGCAATACCTTCACCAATGAGGTGGCTCAGTTCCTGACGGGCAGGGCCATCCCGTCCTACATCACCGACCTACCGTCAGAAGTCCTCTCCAC GCCATTCGGACAGCTACTGCGGCCCATCCTGGACTCGATCCACATCGCTCCTCCGGGAGGCAAAGTCATAAACGGCGGACGGAGCGTCTAA